The following are from one region of the Hippocampus zosterae strain Florida chromosome 9, ASM2543408v3, whole genome shotgun sequence genome:
- the rpn2 gene encoding dolichyl-diphosphooligosaccharide--protein glycosyltransferase subunit 2 isoform X4 produces MAIQLGLFGLVLLSLALAGAQTLTPGHYLSLADISRLQNLLSEPFTDLESAYYSVVGLNKLGATVPDHEEVCQFLNSQLDPTNVDSVFFAAETSQVISGCEIHVTNETRDILMAAVSEDSTMSQIHRAVSSLSSLGLPLTSQEVVGALTARINKEDNVVAITLALQTATRLSQQAELGGILEEIEDLTARLDDLGGIFLHFEEGLEATATFVTAAYALSDHVDMEPPFKQDQVIQLVNSIFSKKSWDSLAEAFSVANAAATLSGNRFHVPVVVNTHGPPTVSHRQPTLQILVTDVMSQPLASASVQVESAYAVASKSIILGQAPFTLNDGIFELNFMSQQPASGYYQFTVSVTGDSRLIANHVELKVKVSTEVAVTSMDLSVVDKDQSIGTKTTRVEYPSKAASSFIADSHQNFAMAFQLVDVNTGMELTPHQTFVRLHNQKTGQEVVFVAEPDAKGLYKFELDAAERKTEFALISGTYSLYLMVGDATLENPILWNVADVVLRFADEDAPVSIQAKTLYVPKPEIQHLFREPEKKPPTVVSNAFTALVLSPLLLLLILWIKLGANISDFSFSPSTILFHVGHAALLGLMYVYWTHLNMFQTLKYLAIIGAITFLAGNRMLAQKAVKRIEKK; encoded by the exons atggCCATCCAATTAG gGCTTTTCGGGTTGGTGCTCCTCAGCCTGGCACTCGCTGGAGCTCAGACGCTCACCCCGGGTCACTACCTTTCCCTGGCCGATATTTCTCGACTTCAAAATCTCCTAAGCGAGCCTTTCACAGACCTGGAGTCGGCCTACTACTCTGTTGTCGGCCTCAACAAACTCGGAGCCACTGTTCCTGATCACGAG GAAGTATGCCAGTTCCTAAATTCCCAGCTTGATCCCACCAATGTCGATTCAGTCTTCTTTGCTGCGGAAACCAGCCAAGTCATATCTGGATGTGAG ATTCATGTGACCAATGAAACCCGAGATATCCTTATGGCTGCTGTCAGTGAAGACTCCACCATGTCTCAGATTCACCGGGCTGTGAGCTCGCTTAGCTCTCTGGGGCTTCCTCTGACCTCTCAGGAGGTCGTCGGCGCGCTCACAGCTCGCATCAACAAGGAGGACAATGTCGTGGC CATTACCTTAGCTCTGCAAACAGCCACCCGCCTTTCTCAGCAGGCAGAACTTGGAGGAATACTTGAGGAAATTGAG GATCTGACAGCACGTTTAGATGATCTCGGTGGTATCTTCCTCCATTTTGAAGAGGGGCTCGAGGCCACTGCCACGTTTGTAACGGCTGCGTATGCCCTGTCAGATCATGTCGATATGGAGCCACCATTCAAACAG gACCAAGTTATTCAGCTGGTGAACTCCATTTTCAGCAAGAAGTCCTGGGACTCTCTGGCTGAGGCCTTCAGCGTGGCAAATGCTGCCGCCACCCTCTCCGGCAACCGTTTTCACGTTCCGGTGGTCGTCAACACTCACGGCCCGCCCACCGTGTCGCACAGGCAGCCAACCCTGCAG ATCCTCGTCACAGACGTCATGTCTCAGCCTCTGGCCTCAGCCAGCGTGCAAGTGGAATCTGCGTATGCCGTGGCTTCCAAGAGCATCATTCTCGGCCAAGCGCCATTCACTCTCAATGA TGGCATCTTTGAACTGAACTTCATGTCCCAGCAACCAGCCAGTGGATACTACCAGTTTACGGTTTCAGTAACCGGTGACAGCCGCTTGATTGCCAATCATGTTGAG CTCAAAGTGAAAGTGTCGACGGAGGTGGCGGTTACCAGTATGGACCTCTCCGTGGTGGATAAGGACCAGAGCATCGGCACAAAGACGACCAG GGTGGAGTATCCTTCCAAAGCGGCGAGCTCGTTCATTGCTGACAGTCACCAGAACTTTGCCATGGCCTTCCAGCTGGTTGACGTCAATACCGGAATGGAACTTACGCCCCATCAA ACTTTTGTCCGGCTGCACAATCAGAAAACTGGCCAAGAGGTTGTTTTTGTTGCCGAGCCCGACGCCAAGGGTCTGTACAAGTTCGAGTTGGACGCAGCAGAGCGCAAAACGGAGTTTGCGCTCATCTCCGGGACATATTCCCTCTATCTCATGGTTGGCGACGCCACACTGGAGAACCCCATCTTGTGGAATGTG GCCGACGTGGTGCTGAGGTTTGCGGACGAGGACGCCCCAGTCAGCATTCAAGCCAAGACTCTTTACGTCCCCAAACCGGAGATCCAA CACTTATTCAGGGAGCCCGAGAAGAAGCCTCCGACGGTGGTTTCCAACGCGTTCACTGCGCTCGTCCTGTCTCCCCTCCTGCTTCTGCTCATCCTG TGGATTAAGCTCGGGGCAAACATTTCCGACTTCAGCTTTTCTCCCAGCACTATTCTCTTCCACGTTGGACATGCAG cTCTACTGGGCCTGATGTACGTCTACTGGACCCACTTGAACATGTTCCAGACGCTTAAGTACCTGGCAATTATCGGCGCTATAACATTCCTGGCCGGCAATCGCATGCTGGCACAGAAAGCAGTGAAGAG aATTGAGAAAAAATAA
- the rpn2 gene encoding dolichyl-diphosphooligosaccharide--protein glycosyltransferase subunit 2 isoform X5: MKPEISLWLLSVKTPPCLRFTARINKEDNVVAITLALQTATRLSQQAELGGILEEIEDLTARLDDLGGIFLHFEEGLEATATFVTAAYALSDHVDMEPPFKQDQVIQLVNSIFSKKSWDSLAEAFSVANAAATLSGNRFHVPVVVNTHGPPTVSHRQPTLQILVTDVMSQPLASASVQVESAYAVASKSIILGQAPFTLNDGIFELNFMSQQPASGYYQFTVSVTGDSRLIANHVELKVKVSTEVAVTSMDLSVVDKDQSIGTKTTRVEYPSKAASSFIADSHQNFAMAFQLVDVNTGMELTPHQTFVRLHNQKTGQEVVFVAEPDAKGLYKFELDAAERKTEFALISGTYSLYLMVGDATLENPILWNVADVVLRFADEDAPVSIQAKTLYVPKPEIQHLFREPEKKPPTVVSNAFTALVLSPLLLLLILWIKLGANISDFSFSPSTILFHVGHAALLGLMYVYWTHLNMFQTLKYLAIIGAITFLAGNRMLAQKAVKRIAAEQSSRLAKYRSLR, from the exons ATGAAACCCGAGATATCCTTATGGCTGCTGTCAGTGAAGACTCCACCATGTCTCAGATTCAC AGCTCGCATCAACAAGGAGGACAATGTCGTGGC CATTACCTTAGCTCTGCAAACAGCCACCCGCCTTTCTCAGCAGGCAGAACTTGGAGGAATACTTGAGGAAATTGAG GATCTGACAGCACGTTTAGATGATCTCGGTGGTATCTTCCTCCATTTTGAAGAGGGGCTCGAGGCCACTGCCACGTTTGTAACGGCTGCGTATGCCCTGTCAGATCATGTCGATATGGAGCCACCATTCAAACAG gACCAAGTTATTCAGCTGGTGAACTCCATTTTCAGCAAGAAGTCCTGGGACTCTCTGGCTGAGGCCTTCAGCGTGGCAAATGCTGCCGCCACCCTCTCCGGCAACCGTTTTCACGTTCCGGTGGTCGTCAACACTCACGGCCCGCCCACCGTGTCGCACAGGCAGCCAACCCTGCAG ATCCTCGTCACAGACGTCATGTCTCAGCCTCTGGCCTCAGCCAGCGTGCAAGTGGAATCTGCGTATGCCGTGGCTTCCAAGAGCATCATTCTCGGCCAAGCGCCATTCACTCTCAATGA TGGCATCTTTGAACTGAACTTCATGTCCCAGCAACCAGCCAGTGGATACTACCAGTTTACGGTTTCAGTAACCGGTGACAGCCGCTTGATTGCCAATCATGTTGAG CTCAAAGTGAAAGTGTCGACGGAGGTGGCGGTTACCAGTATGGACCTCTCCGTGGTGGATAAGGACCAGAGCATCGGCACAAAGACGACCAG GGTGGAGTATCCTTCCAAAGCGGCGAGCTCGTTCATTGCTGACAGTCACCAGAACTTTGCCATGGCCTTCCAGCTGGTTGACGTCAATACCGGAATGGAACTTACGCCCCATCAA ACTTTTGTCCGGCTGCACAATCAGAAAACTGGCCAAGAGGTTGTTTTTGTTGCCGAGCCCGACGCCAAGGGTCTGTACAAGTTCGAGTTGGACGCAGCAGAGCGCAAAACGGAGTTTGCGCTCATCTCCGGGACATATTCCCTCTATCTCATGGTTGGCGACGCCACACTGGAGAACCCCATCTTGTGGAATGTG GCCGACGTGGTGCTGAGGTTTGCGGACGAGGACGCCCCAGTCAGCATTCAAGCCAAGACTCTTTACGTCCCCAAACCGGAGATCCAA CACTTATTCAGGGAGCCCGAGAAGAAGCCTCCGACGGTGGTTTCCAACGCGTTCACTGCGCTCGTCCTGTCTCCCCTCCTGCTTCTGCTCATCCTG TGGATTAAGCTCGGGGCAAACATTTCCGACTTCAGCTTTTCTCCCAGCACTATTCTCTTCCACGTTGGACATGCAG cTCTACTGGGCCTGATGTACGTCTACTGGACCCACTTGAACATGTTCCAGACGCTTAAGTACCTGGCAATTATCGGCGCTATAACATTCCTGGCCGGCAATCGCATGCTGGCACAGAAAGCAGTGAAGAG GATTGCCGCCGAGCAAAGTAGTAGGTTGGCAAAGTATCGGAGCCTTCGATAA
- the rpn2 gene encoding dolichyl-diphosphooligosaccharide--protein glycosyltransferase subunit 2 isoform X3, with amino-acid sequence MELFRLFGLVLLSLALAGAQTLTPGHYLSLADISRLQNLLSEPFTDLESAYYSVVGLNKLGATVPDHEEVCQFLNSQLDPTNVDSVFFAAETSQVISGCEIHVTNETRDILMAAVSEDSTMSQIHRAVSSLSSLGLPLTSQEVVGALTARINKEDNVVAITLALQTATRLSQQAELGGILEEIEDLTARLDDLGGIFLHFEEGLEATATFVTAAYALSDHVDMEPPFKQDQVIQLVNSIFSKKSWDSLAEAFSVANAAATLSGNRFHVPVVVNTHGPPTVSHRQPTLQILVTDVMSQPLASASVQVESAYAVASKSIILGQAPFTLNDGIFELNFMSQQPASGYYQFTVSVTGDSRLIANHVELKVKVSTEVAVTSMDLSVVDKDQSIGTKTTRVEYPSKAASSFIADSHQNFAMAFQLVDVNTGMELTPHQTFVRLHNQKTGQEVVFVAEPDAKGLYKFELDAAERKTEFALISGTYSLYLMVGDATLENPILWNVADVVLRFADEDAPVSIQAKTLYVPKPEIQHLFREPEKKPPTVVSNAFTALVLSPLLLLLILWIKLGANISDFSFSPSTILFHVGHAALLGLMYVYWTHLNMFQTLKYLAIIGAITFLAGNRMLAQKAVKRIAAEQSSRLAKYRSLR; translated from the exons ATGGAACTGTTCA gGCTTTTCGGGTTGGTGCTCCTCAGCCTGGCACTCGCTGGAGCTCAGACGCTCACCCCGGGTCACTACCTTTCCCTGGCCGATATTTCTCGACTTCAAAATCTCCTAAGCGAGCCTTTCACAGACCTGGAGTCGGCCTACTACTCTGTTGTCGGCCTCAACAAACTCGGAGCCACTGTTCCTGATCACGAG GAAGTATGCCAGTTCCTAAATTCCCAGCTTGATCCCACCAATGTCGATTCAGTCTTCTTTGCTGCGGAAACCAGCCAAGTCATATCTGGATGTGAG ATTCATGTGACCAATGAAACCCGAGATATCCTTATGGCTGCTGTCAGTGAAGACTCCACCATGTCTCAGATTCACCGGGCTGTGAGCTCGCTTAGCTCTCTGGGGCTTCCTCTGACCTCTCAGGAGGTCGTCGGCGCGCTCACAGCTCGCATCAACAAGGAGGACAATGTCGTGGC CATTACCTTAGCTCTGCAAACAGCCACCCGCCTTTCTCAGCAGGCAGAACTTGGAGGAATACTTGAGGAAATTGAG GATCTGACAGCACGTTTAGATGATCTCGGTGGTATCTTCCTCCATTTTGAAGAGGGGCTCGAGGCCACTGCCACGTTTGTAACGGCTGCGTATGCCCTGTCAGATCATGTCGATATGGAGCCACCATTCAAACAG gACCAAGTTATTCAGCTGGTGAACTCCATTTTCAGCAAGAAGTCCTGGGACTCTCTGGCTGAGGCCTTCAGCGTGGCAAATGCTGCCGCCACCCTCTCCGGCAACCGTTTTCACGTTCCGGTGGTCGTCAACACTCACGGCCCGCCCACCGTGTCGCACAGGCAGCCAACCCTGCAG ATCCTCGTCACAGACGTCATGTCTCAGCCTCTGGCCTCAGCCAGCGTGCAAGTGGAATCTGCGTATGCCGTGGCTTCCAAGAGCATCATTCTCGGCCAAGCGCCATTCACTCTCAATGA TGGCATCTTTGAACTGAACTTCATGTCCCAGCAACCAGCCAGTGGATACTACCAGTTTACGGTTTCAGTAACCGGTGACAGCCGCTTGATTGCCAATCATGTTGAG CTCAAAGTGAAAGTGTCGACGGAGGTGGCGGTTACCAGTATGGACCTCTCCGTGGTGGATAAGGACCAGAGCATCGGCACAAAGACGACCAG GGTGGAGTATCCTTCCAAAGCGGCGAGCTCGTTCATTGCTGACAGTCACCAGAACTTTGCCATGGCCTTCCAGCTGGTTGACGTCAATACCGGAATGGAACTTACGCCCCATCAA ACTTTTGTCCGGCTGCACAATCAGAAAACTGGCCAAGAGGTTGTTTTTGTTGCCGAGCCCGACGCCAAGGGTCTGTACAAGTTCGAGTTGGACGCAGCAGAGCGCAAAACGGAGTTTGCGCTCATCTCCGGGACATATTCCCTCTATCTCATGGTTGGCGACGCCACACTGGAGAACCCCATCTTGTGGAATGTG GCCGACGTGGTGCTGAGGTTTGCGGACGAGGACGCCCCAGTCAGCATTCAAGCCAAGACTCTTTACGTCCCCAAACCGGAGATCCAA CACTTATTCAGGGAGCCCGAGAAGAAGCCTCCGACGGTGGTTTCCAACGCGTTCACTGCGCTCGTCCTGTCTCCCCTCCTGCTTCTGCTCATCCTG TGGATTAAGCTCGGGGCAAACATTTCCGACTTCAGCTTTTCTCCCAGCACTATTCTCTTCCACGTTGGACATGCAG cTCTACTGGGCCTGATGTACGTCTACTGGACCCACTTGAACATGTTCCAGACGCTTAAGTACCTGGCAATTATCGGCGCTATAACATTCCTGGCCGGCAATCGCATGCTGGCACAGAAAGCAGTGAAGAG GATTGCCGCCGAGCAAAGTAGTAGGTTGGCAAAGTATCGGAGCCTTCGATAA
- the rpn2 gene encoding dolichyl-diphosphooligosaccharide--protein glycosyltransferase subunit 2 isoform X2 codes for MAIQLGLFGLVLLSLALAGAQTLTPGHYLSLADISRLQNLLSEPFTDLESAYYSVVGLNKLGATVPDHEALCQFLNSQLDPTNVDSVFFAAETSQVISGCEIHVTNETRDILMAAVSEDSTMSQIHRAVSSLSSLGLPLTSQEVVGALTARINKEDNVVAITLALQTATRLSQQAELGGILEEIEDLTARLDDLGGIFLHFEEGLEATATFVTAAYALSDHVDMEPPFKQDQVIQLVNSIFSKKSWDSLAEAFSVANAAATLSGNRFHVPVVVNTHGPPTVSHRQPTLQILVTDVMSQPLASASVQVESAYAVASKSIILGQAPFTLNDGIFELNFMSQQPASGYYQFTVSVTGDSRLIANHVELKVKVSTEVAVTSMDLSVVDKDQSIGTKTTRVEYPSKAASSFIADSHQNFAMAFQLVDVNTGMELTPHQTFVRLHNQKTGQEVVFVAEPDAKGLYKFELDAAERKTEFALISGTYSLYLMVGDATLENPILWNVADVVLRFADEDAPVSIQAKTLYVPKPEIQHLFREPEKKPPTVVSNAFTALVLSPLLLLLILWIKLGANISDFSFSPSTILFHVGHAALLGLMYVYWTHLNMFQTLKYLAIIGAITFLAGNRMLAQKAVKRIAAEQSSRLAKYRSLR; via the exons atggCCATCCAATTAG gGCTTTTCGGGTTGGTGCTCCTCAGCCTGGCACTCGCTGGAGCTCAGACGCTCACCCCGGGTCACTACCTTTCCCTGGCCGATATTTCTCGACTTCAAAATCTCCTAAGCGAGCCTTTCACAGACCTGGAGTCGGCCTACTACTCTGTTGTCGGCCTCAACAAACTCGGAGCCACTGTTCCTGATCACGAGGCAC TATGCCAGTTCCTAAATTCCCAGCTTGATCCCACCAATGTCGATTCAGTCTTCTTTGCTGCGGAAACCAGCCAAGTCATATCTGGATGTGAG ATTCATGTGACCAATGAAACCCGAGATATCCTTATGGCTGCTGTCAGTGAAGACTCCACCATGTCTCAGATTCACCGGGCTGTGAGCTCGCTTAGCTCTCTGGGGCTTCCTCTGACCTCTCAGGAGGTCGTCGGCGCGCTCACAGCTCGCATCAACAAGGAGGACAATGTCGTGGC CATTACCTTAGCTCTGCAAACAGCCACCCGCCTTTCTCAGCAGGCAGAACTTGGAGGAATACTTGAGGAAATTGAG GATCTGACAGCACGTTTAGATGATCTCGGTGGTATCTTCCTCCATTTTGAAGAGGGGCTCGAGGCCACTGCCACGTTTGTAACGGCTGCGTATGCCCTGTCAGATCATGTCGATATGGAGCCACCATTCAAACAG gACCAAGTTATTCAGCTGGTGAACTCCATTTTCAGCAAGAAGTCCTGGGACTCTCTGGCTGAGGCCTTCAGCGTGGCAAATGCTGCCGCCACCCTCTCCGGCAACCGTTTTCACGTTCCGGTGGTCGTCAACACTCACGGCCCGCCCACCGTGTCGCACAGGCAGCCAACCCTGCAG ATCCTCGTCACAGACGTCATGTCTCAGCCTCTGGCCTCAGCCAGCGTGCAAGTGGAATCTGCGTATGCCGTGGCTTCCAAGAGCATCATTCTCGGCCAAGCGCCATTCACTCTCAATGA TGGCATCTTTGAACTGAACTTCATGTCCCAGCAACCAGCCAGTGGATACTACCAGTTTACGGTTTCAGTAACCGGTGACAGCCGCTTGATTGCCAATCATGTTGAG CTCAAAGTGAAAGTGTCGACGGAGGTGGCGGTTACCAGTATGGACCTCTCCGTGGTGGATAAGGACCAGAGCATCGGCACAAAGACGACCAG GGTGGAGTATCCTTCCAAAGCGGCGAGCTCGTTCATTGCTGACAGTCACCAGAACTTTGCCATGGCCTTCCAGCTGGTTGACGTCAATACCGGAATGGAACTTACGCCCCATCAA ACTTTTGTCCGGCTGCACAATCAGAAAACTGGCCAAGAGGTTGTTTTTGTTGCCGAGCCCGACGCCAAGGGTCTGTACAAGTTCGAGTTGGACGCAGCAGAGCGCAAAACGGAGTTTGCGCTCATCTCCGGGACATATTCCCTCTATCTCATGGTTGGCGACGCCACACTGGAGAACCCCATCTTGTGGAATGTG GCCGACGTGGTGCTGAGGTTTGCGGACGAGGACGCCCCAGTCAGCATTCAAGCCAAGACTCTTTACGTCCCCAAACCGGAGATCCAA CACTTATTCAGGGAGCCCGAGAAGAAGCCTCCGACGGTGGTTTCCAACGCGTTCACTGCGCTCGTCCTGTCTCCCCTCCTGCTTCTGCTCATCCTG TGGATTAAGCTCGGGGCAAACATTTCCGACTTCAGCTTTTCTCCCAGCACTATTCTCTTCCACGTTGGACATGCAG cTCTACTGGGCCTGATGTACGTCTACTGGACCCACTTGAACATGTTCCAGACGCTTAAGTACCTGGCAATTATCGGCGCTATAACATTCCTGGCCGGCAATCGCATGCTGGCACAGAAAGCAGTGAAGAG GATTGCCGCCGAGCAAAGTAGTAGGTTGGCAAAGTATCGGAGCCTTCGATAA
- the rpn2 gene encoding dolichyl-diphosphooligosaccharide--protein glycosyltransferase subunit 2 isoform X1 translates to MAIQLGLFGLVLLSLALAGAQTLTPGHYLSLADISRLQNLLSEPFTDLESAYYSVVGLNKLGATVPDHEEVCQFLNSQLDPTNVDSVFFAAETSQVISGCEIHVTNETRDILMAAVSEDSTMSQIHRAVSSLSSLGLPLTSQEVVGALTARINKEDNVVAITLALQTATRLSQQAELGGILEEIEDLTARLDDLGGIFLHFEEGLEATATFVTAAYALSDHVDMEPPFKQDQVIQLVNSIFSKKSWDSLAEAFSVANAAATLSGNRFHVPVVVNTHGPPTVSHRQPTLQILVTDVMSQPLASASVQVESAYAVASKSIILGQAPFTLNDGIFELNFMSQQPASGYYQFTVSVTGDSRLIANHVELKVKVSTEVAVTSMDLSVVDKDQSIGTKTTRVEYPSKAASSFIADSHQNFAMAFQLVDVNTGMELTPHQTFVRLHNQKTGQEVVFVAEPDAKGLYKFELDAAERKTEFALISGTYSLYLMVGDATLENPILWNVADVVLRFADEDAPVSIQAKTLYVPKPEIQHLFREPEKKPPTVVSNAFTALVLSPLLLLLILWIKLGANISDFSFSPSTILFHVGHAALLGLMYVYWTHLNMFQTLKYLAIIGAITFLAGNRMLAQKAVKRIAAEQSSRLAKYRSLR, encoded by the exons atggCCATCCAATTAG gGCTTTTCGGGTTGGTGCTCCTCAGCCTGGCACTCGCTGGAGCTCAGACGCTCACCCCGGGTCACTACCTTTCCCTGGCCGATATTTCTCGACTTCAAAATCTCCTAAGCGAGCCTTTCACAGACCTGGAGTCGGCCTACTACTCTGTTGTCGGCCTCAACAAACTCGGAGCCACTGTTCCTGATCACGAG GAAGTATGCCAGTTCCTAAATTCCCAGCTTGATCCCACCAATGTCGATTCAGTCTTCTTTGCTGCGGAAACCAGCCAAGTCATATCTGGATGTGAG ATTCATGTGACCAATGAAACCCGAGATATCCTTATGGCTGCTGTCAGTGAAGACTCCACCATGTCTCAGATTCACCGGGCTGTGAGCTCGCTTAGCTCTCTGGGGCTTCCTCTGACCTCTCAGGAGGTCGTCGGCGCGCTCACAGCTCGCATCAACAAGGAGGACAATGTCGTGGC CATTACCTTAGCTCTGCAAACAGCCACCCGCCTTTCTCAGCAGGCAGAACTTGGAGGAATACTTGAGGAAATTGAG GATCTGACAGCACGTTTAGATGATCTCGGTGGTATCTTCCTCCATTTTGAAGAGGGGCTCGAGGCCACTGCCACGTTTGTAACGGCTGCGTATGCCCTGTCAGATCATGTCGATATGGAGCCACCATTCAAACAG gACCAAGTTATTCAGCTGGTGAACTCCATTTTCAGCAAGAAGTCCTGGGACTCTCTGGCTGAGGCCTTCAGCGTGGCAAATGCTGCCGCCACCCTCTCCGGCAACCGTTTTCACGTTCCGGTGGTCGTCAACACTCACGGCCCGCCCACCGTGTCGCACAGGCAGCCAACCCTGCAG ATCCTCGTCACAGACGTCATGTCTCAGCCTCTGGCCTCAGCCAGCGTGCAAGTGGAATCTGCGTATGCCGTGGCTTCCAAGAGCATCATTCTCGGCCAAGCGCCATTCACTCTCAATGA TGGCATCTTTGAACTGAACTTCATGTCCCAGCAACCAGCCAGTGGATACTACCAGTTTACGGTTTCAGTAACCGGTGACAGCCGCTTGATTGCCAATCATGTTGAG CTCAAAGTGAAAGTGTCGACGGAGGTGGCGGTTACCAGTATGGACCTCTCCGTGGTGGATAAGGACCAGAGCATCGGCACAAAGACGACCAG GGTGGAGTATCCTTCCAAAGCGGCGAGCTCGTTCATTGCTGACAGTCACCAGAACTTTGCCATGGCCTTCCAGCTGGTTGACGTCAATACCGGAATGGAACTTACGCCCCATCAA ACTTTTGTCCGGCTGCACAATCAGAAAACTGGCCAAGAGGTTGTTTTTGTTGCCGAGCCCGACGCCAAGGGTCTGTACAAGTTCGAGTTGGACGCAGCAGAGCGCAAAACGGAGTTTGCGCTCATCTCCGGGACATATTCCCTCTATCTCATGGTTGGCGACGCCACACTGGAGAACCCCATCTTGTGGAATGTG GCCGACGTGGTGCTGAGGTTTGCGGACGAGGACGCCCCAGTCAGCATTCAAGCCAAGACTCTTTACGTCCCCAAACCGGAGATCCAA CACTTATTCAGGGAGCCCGAGAAGAAGCCTCCGACGGTGGTTTCCAACGCGTTCACTGCGCTCGTCCTGTCTCCCCTCCTGCTTCTGCTCATCCTG TGGATTAAGCTCGGGGCAAACATTTCCGACTTCAGCTTTTCTCCCAGCACTATTCTCTTCCACGTTGGACATGCAG cTCTACTGGGCCTGATGTACGTCTACTGGACCCACTTGAACATGTTCCAGACGCTTAAGTACCTGGCAATTATCGGCGCTATAACATTCCTGGCCGGCAATCGCATGCTGGCACAGAAAGCAGTGAAGAG GATTGCCGCCGAGCAAAGTAGTAGGTTGGCAAAGTATCGGAGCCTTCGATAA